Proteins from one Impatiens glandulifera chromosome 2, dImpGla2.1, whole genome shotgun sequence genomic window:
- the LOC124925709 gene encoding DExH-box ATP-dependent RNA helicase DExH18, mitochondrial, translated as MAKGSASHLLRAYSSRNNLSRIRVLLFQSNQPIHSSRQHHSSIPEKSHLGSSFSPSFIHPPFQLLQKHNYIPRLYSTKINDDTIASESDSATVELGIEEASSNVGEATSFQNFSTRDPVEIFKELQNSAVEGVKQTRADWDVLVEIFRYFSRSGWASNQALAIYIGASFFPTAANKFRSFFFKRCQSDLSKYMVSLGPGDAADRFLFPIFAEFCLVEFQDEIKRFRGMLNSADLTKPHTWFPFARAMKRKIVYHCGPTNSGKTYNALQRFMEAEKGIYCSPLRLLAMEVFDKVNALGVYCSLLTGQEKKHVPFSNHVACTVEMVSSDELYDVAVIDEIQMMADPSRGYAWTRALLGLKADEIHLCGDPSVLDAVRKICLETGDELFETHYERFKPLVVEAKTLLGDLRNVRSGDCVVAFSRREIFEVRLAIEKHTKHRCCVIYGALPPETRRQQASLFNEQDNEFDVLVASDAVGMGLNLNIRRVIFYGLNKYNGDKIVPVPASQVKQIAGRAGRRGSLYPDGLTTTLHLDDLDYLIECLKRPFDEVKKVGLFPFYEQVELFASQLSKISFAQILQQFAESCRLDGSYFFSQHDHIKKVANMLERIEGLSLEDRFNFCFAPVNVRDPKAMYHLRRYAFLYAQNLPVNIAMGMPKSSARNDSELLDLESKHQVLSMYLWLSNHFKEETFPYVKKAEAMATDIAELLGQSLSKACWKPESRNQGKPKDQEKEDGYERPRSIIKLKEQRNHHQKSPLYGS; from the exons ATGGCTAAAGGTTCTGCTTCACATTTACTTCGTGCGTATTCGAGTAGGAATAATCTTTCACGAATTAGGGTTTTATTGTTCCAATCCAACCAGCCCATTCATTCTTCGAGGCAACATCATTCCTCAATCCCTGAAAAATCACATCTTGGTTCCTCTTTCTCTCCTTCTTTCATTCATCCACCATTTCAATTGCTTCAGAAGCATAATTATATACCACGTCTCTATTCTACGAAGATAAATGATGATACAATTGCTTCAGAATCAGATTCAGCTACGGTGGAATTAGGTATCGAAGAAGCATCCAGCAATGTTGGAGAAGCTACCAGTTTTCAGAATTTTAGCACAAGGGACCCTGTGGAAATCTTTAAGGAACTTCAGAATTCCGCCGTAGAAGGGGTGAAACAAACTCGAGCAGATTGGGATGTATTAGTTGAAATATTTCGATACTTTTCAAGATCTGGATGGGCTTCAAATCAAGCCCTTGCTATATATATCGGGGCTTCATTTTTTCCCACTGCAGCCAACAAATTCAGAAGTTTCTTCTTCAAACGATGTCAATCAGACCTTTCTAAATACATGGTATCGCTTGGCCCTGGAGATGCAGCCGACCGATTTCTGTTCCCCATATTTGCAGAGTTCTGTTTGGTCGAATTCCAGGACGAAATTAAGAGGTTCAGAGGTATGCTTAATTCTGCAGATCTCACGAAGCCACATACCTGGTTTCCCTTTGCTCGAGcaatgaagagaaagattgTATATCACTGTGGGCCGACAAATAGTGGTAAGACATATAATGCTTTGCAAAGATTCATGGAAGCAGAGAAGGGTATATATTGTAGTCCACTTAGGTTGTTAGCTATGGAAGTTTTCGATAAAGTGAATGCTCTTGGAGTTTACTGTAGTTTACTAACAGGGCAAGAAAAGAAGCATGTTCCGTTCTCGAACCATGTAGCGTGTACTGTAGAAATGGTTTCTAGCGACGAACTGTATGATGTTGCTGTTATCGATGAAATTCAAATGATGGCAGACCCTAGTAGAGGTTATGCGTGGACAAGGGCTTTGCTAGGTTTGAAGGCTGATGAGATACACCTATGCGGGGATCCAAGCGTTCTTGACGCGGTTAGAAAGATCTGTTTGGAAACAGGAGATGAGTTGTTTGAAACTCATTATGAGAGGTTCAAACCTCTGGTGGTAGAAGCCAAGACCCTTTTAGGAGATCTCAGAAACGTGAGATCTGGGGATTGTGTTGTTGCTTTCTCAAGGAGAGAAATATTTGAGGTGAGATTGGCTATTGAGAAACATACGAAACATCGTTGTTGTGTTATTTATGGGGCGTTACCACCCGAGACTCGAAGACAGCAAGCCAGCCTCTTCAATGAACAAGATAACGAGTTTGATGTTTTGGTTGCTAGTGATGCTGTTGGGATGGGTTTAAATCTCAATATTAGGAGGGTCATTTTCTATGGGCTTAATAAGTATAATGGCGACAAAATTGTTCCGGTTCCAGCTTCCCAAGTTAAGCAGATTGCTGGAAGAGCTGGCCGAAGAGGTAGTCTGTATCCAGATGGACTAACAACCACACTACATTTGGACGATTTGGACTACTTGATTGAATGCCTAAAGAGACCTTTCGACGAAGTGAAAAAAGTTGGTCTTTTTCCTTTCTATGAGCAAGTAGAGTTATTCGCATCCCAACTTTCGAAAATTAGTTTTGCTCAAATTCTCCAACAGTTTGCTGAAAGCTGCCGATTAGACGGGTCATACTTCTTTAGCCAACACGATCATATAAAGAAGGTTGCTAATATGTTGGAGAGGATCGAGGGTCTCTCTCTTGAAGATCGCTTCAACTTTTGCTTCGCTCCCGTTAACGTTAGGGATCCGAAAGCAATGTATCATCTTAGAAGATACGCGTTCTTGTATGCTCAGAATCTACCTGTTAATATTGCGATGGGAATGCCCAAGAGTTCGGCTCGTAATGACTCTGAGCTTTTGGATCTTGAGTCAAAGCATCAAGTATTGTCAATGTATCTTTGGTTGTCTAACCATTTTAAGGAGGAAACGTTTCCTTATGTGAAGAAGGCTGAGGCTATGGCAACAGACATTGCTGAGTTGTTGGGTCAATCACTGAGTAAAGCTTGTTGGAAACCTGAATCAAGGAATCAAGGGAAGCCTAAAGATCAGGAAAAGGAAGATGGCTATGAGAGACCTAGATCAATCATTAAACTTAAGGAGCA GAGAAACCATCATCAGAAATCACCCTTGTATGGATCATAG
- the LOC124927391 gene encoding U-box domain-containing protein 21-like yields MVLSWRRSRKSGRISAKKDAGVETPERIFTTPTHFLCPISLDLMKDPVTLSTGITYDRESIEKWVDSGNKTCPVTNQTLTNFDQIPNHAIRKMIQLWCVENKSQGIERIPTPRIPITKSDVSDICSNISISTARKDHSKCIELVNKVKRWMRESEKNRKCLIEGGVGDVLSTAFEFFTTVCINENDEVLSVILSALPSLFPISEEAQTKLVSVPSIRCMARYVKKEDPNSVLLLKELTVCKERNAITITHELLSIEEMEESLMKIVKLQLTPRATKAALTLIYQIITIYSSSSNSTRFANADFVSILIDLIVDSERSLCEMAMAVMDAICLFEVGRKRVKEHAMTMPVMVKKLLRVSGMATELSVSVIWRLCKNDEAGCCVEAIKLGCFQKLLVVLQVGCGGKTKEKVSELLKMMNQYRGKLECFDSTMNLKHINRPSF; encoded by the coding sequence atggtactTTCTTGGAGAAGATCAAGAAAATCCGGTCGGATTTCGGCCAAGAAAGACGCCGGAGTTGAGACGCCGGAAAGGATTTTCACAACGCCGACTCATTTCCTATGCCCGATTTCTCTAGACCTAATGAAAGATCCGGTCACCCTTTCGACAGGAATAACATACGACCGTGAAAGCATAGAAAAATGGGTTGACTCCGGCAACAAAACCTGTCCCGTAACAAACCAAACACTGACAAACTTCGATCAAATACCCAACCATGCCATCCGCAAGATGATCCAATTGTGGTGCGTCGAGAATAAATCTCAAGGAATCGAACGAATTCCCACGCCACGTATCCCCATAACAAAATCTGACGTGTCTGACATCTGTTCAAATATCTCCATTTCTACAGCCCGGAAGGATCATAGCAAATGCATTGAGCTCGTGAACAAAGTCAAGAGATGGATGAGAGAAAGCGAGAAGAATCGGAAATGCTTAATCGAAGGTGGTGTCGGCGACGTACTTTCAACTGCCTTCGAGTTCTTCACAACGGTTTGCATAAATGAAAACGATGAAGTTCTTTCCGTGATCTTATCGGCGTTACCATCATTGTTCCCGATCTCCGAAGAAGCCCAAACCAAGCTAGTTTCGGTTCCATCCATACGTTGCATGGCGCGGTATGTAAAGAAAGAAGACCCGAATTCCGTATTACTACTCAAAGAATTAACGGTTTGTAAAGAAAGAAACGCGATCACGATCACCCACGAGTTACTATCCATCGAGGAAATGGAGGAATCGTTAATGAAAATTGTGAAGCTACAACTTACCCCACGAGCTACAAAAGCCGCTCTAACGCTCATATACCAAATTATCACCATCTATTCATCATCCTCTAATTCCACACGTTTTGCAAACGCGGATTTCGTCTCCATATTGATAGACCTAATCGTGGACTCGGAAAGAAGTTTGTGCGAGATGGCGATGGCGGTTATGGACGCGATCTGCTTGTTCGAGGTTGGGAGAAAGAGGGTTAAGGAACATGCAATGACGATGCCGGTTATGGTGAAGAAACTTCTTAGGGTTTCGGGAATGGCTACCGAGTTATCGGTGTCGGTTATATGGCGGTTATGCAAAAATGATGAGGCCGGGTGTTGTGTTGAGGCTATTAAATTGGGTTGTTTTCAGAAGCTTTTGGTTGTTTTGCAAGTAGGGTGTGGAGGGAAGACAAAAGAAAAAGTAAGTGAGCTTTTGAAGATGATGAATCAATATAGAGGGAAATTGGAGTGTTTTGATTCAACCATGAATTTAAAACACATCAATAGGCcttcattttga